The Ptychodera flava strain L36383 chromosome 16, AS_Pfla_20210202, whole genome shotgun sequence region tatctttctctatggcaTAACGCAGGAGGTCCTGCTTAAGCGTCCGGTCGGTGTTAATGACTTAAGctgttgtcaaaacaatacgttcactaaagacggatgaacggttacatcaaaggtcacgaaaataaacaagggaatcgttctcacgatgcaccacgtgcagaagaggttactataggtcactgtcggtcattcattgtcagtcatacaaactaaattcaagtcataaaatatcatataatattaacTATCGAGTGGCTACATCACAGTATGTTCCGGAAATTTGCATAGATTTGAGTTGTGATATATGTAAAGATCCATAGGCCAATGATATTAATACATCTAGCAATAACCATAGTTACCTGTCATGAAATACGATGGTTAAGCTCTCAGATGTGTCAACTTATATATGTTTCTTGCCTGATCACTGCAGGTTGAGCTTCATAAAGAGGCGGAACACAACAAAAAATCCGTAGACAATCACATGGGACTGATGTGTGAGGCAGTAGTTTCCCTTCGAGAATCAATACAAAGAACTGGCGACGGGGATAATGACGTAACTTCTCTGAAGGAATCTGTCAACAGACAAGAAAAGTCTCTTCAGGACTTGGAGGCAAAAACCGACAACCTAAAAACACAATGTGAGCGCGTGAACAGCGACTGTAGGACTCGCGAGTTACCAAATGACGCCGAAAAGAGAATGGCCGAACTACACAAAGCACAAGATTCCATACTCAAGCAACTTCAGACTCTTCATACGAAAGTGTCAACATACGAAGGAATCGTCGCCGTACTCAGTAATTTAATCGATCAAGCCAAGGAGACTCTTAAAAGGTCAGAAAGTCAAGGTAAAAAGGACAGAGAGTTTCTTCAATCCTTAGAACGTAAAATCATAGCTCAGGATAGAATCATTGCTCTGAAAGATGTAGCACTTGCAGAGCAGGATCTAAGGATACAGTCTTTAGAAATGGCTTCTTACGATGGCGTACTGGTGTGGAAAATCACAAACTTTGCAAGGAAACGCAGTGATGCACAGTCTGGAAAGGGCACTTCTCTATATTCCCCATGTTTCTATACCAGTTGTCATGGCTACAAAATGTGCGCCCGAGTTTACCTCAACGGGGATGGGATGGGTAAGGGTAATCACGTGTCTTTGTTCTTTACAATAATGAAGGGACCCTTTGACGCCCTCTTGAGATGGCCATTCCGTCAAAAGGTTACTCTGATGTGGCTCGATCAAAACAACAGGGAACACGTGATTGATGCCTTCCGACCTGATCCAACATCCAGCTCCTTTAAGCAGCCAGTTCAAGACATGAACATTGCGAGTGGGTGTCCGTTGTTCATGCCATTGTCACAACTTGATAGTCCGAGACATAAGTATGTCAAGGACGACATAgcctttttaaaagtgattgTCGATACAAGTGAtattacttgaagaaaattattATGAACACTTCAAAGTACTTGGAGTCACTGAATCTATACGTAGCCGCAGTGACAAGACATGTAGGTTCTCTTCCTTTGTATTAGTCGAAAGGCTGTAAAATGAAGAGGTCAACTGATGTTAGAGGATCACAGGGCGATTAAAGCTCCATGAAGTGTAAATTAAGATTTTTTCTGTTAGTTTTTGCCGTTTCTATTGTATTGGTGTTCTGCTAAGAAAATCATGCCAAAATAGTAGATCATTTTGTGGTCACTGTAGGGCAGACAATCCTTAAGTAATGTTCACAGTTATTGTTGGCATACAAGTGTATTGAACTCCGGACTAACATTAGAAACAAAGAGATTccataaaaataattattaaaaagTGTTAGTGAATCATAAGTGAAGAGACCAGGTCAGCATATTGTATGCAAAGCAGAGCAAAGGTTTACCATAATAACGTGAGTCAACTTTATTTACGAACAATGCGCTGGAAGTGCACACGTCTTACTTATCGAAACTGCCGTTTTCAAATTAATGAAACAGTGACTGTACTAGTTTGAAATCCCATTATTACTTTTGACTATGTCTGCTTAAACCGTGCAGCTGTAATACTGCTTTATGTGTTGAATTGCATGGATAAACGGGCGGATGCGATATGTCGAGTTTGGGATGTAAGTGCGGAAGCATTTAGTATACCCATCGAGTATATACTTGAACAAAACGGAACAAGTAAGAAGAACCTGTGCAAAAAGTGTGACCGTTTTCTCTGGAAATTACTTTCTCTTGGACCAAAACTCTCATGGTAACTTCTGATTTTTGATCTGGATTTTCACAGAGGTAGGGTGACAGTTTTCCTTAGAATAGTTTCAGCAaagttttgtatgtcaatttcgaggcgcgtactacatacagtacagtacattgAAACGTGCCGTTTTCACCGTCATTCTTGCGTCTTCCTTTCTGAATTAGCTGCTATTCATTTGGAAAGTAGATGACTGATTTTCTTCCCAATATGCGTAAGGACATTTGGAAATATTTACGATTCAGTGATAAAAGAATAGATCACAAATGATTAAAACCATTATCCATTGCCTCTTACCACTGTCATTCTATATAATAATACTATATGAGGTATATAGTGGAAAGATGAATAGAAGTACAAACTgtgttgaaaattcaacaccAAGCTAGTGAGGGAGAGCAAACTTGCGGTTTATTGTCCAGATAATGGTAATTGCGTTCGAAGCCTTATGATACCCGTTGAAGCCAAAAGTGAAGCTTCATCATAGCCGCGACTAAACATCCCAAAATCGTAGACGAATAGTCGATGACCGGTCAtagttgtttacaaacaaaaactgTTATCATACTAACACGTCTCCCTCTGTACTTATTGatgtgttttttatttgtttgtgtccTTATTGGCCTTGTGGAGACTGAACTTTGATTTAGTGCACTCAATAATTCATTTACAGTGACAAGTAGTCTTGTTTAATTGTTTGCTATAATCATAATCATTGTTGTAGCAGTAACTACCTGTTTGTTATGATTCACAAGTTAAGGATTTCTACCGCAGAAGATTTATTGTAGATAGTGCCAAACAGTGGAATAGTGTTAATCTTATAATCtgataatttgaatttttgaattttacttgTCTTGTCTATTtggtttttgtctttttgtgtttgttttattttgtgcagCGGGTCATtccacttttttcttgcattttaTTGCATTGCGCtatatatattacattgtattgtattattgTTATGGAGTGTAATGCATCCTATTGTACttcgtgtttattttttattgagGGCACTAGGGAAGACTATGTTTTTTAATGACGCCTACACGGCCATCCTCTTTAAATAcggtttaataaataaataaatattgaataaacGCTAACGCTGTTACTTGTGTATTCTTTTGGGTGAAGTTAGCCCTAGTATTAAATAGCATCTAATCTCCGTAAATTGGGATGATATCTGCACAGATTGTTGTTTTCAAACACACacaatgaaaataatcaaaaaggGATTGCAAGTTATccttaaaattatttaaaaatggtTCAAACTCACAGACGCGATTTTAACCAACGTAATTAATCGGTCGAAATTGTTGCAACAAATTCTTAGCAGAAAAACAAATACCTGAGAGGGCGATTCACACGTGTACATATCGATAATGATGCTGCAAGGACGGATAATAGACTGTTCCTGCAGTGCCATCATAAAACCTATCTAAGTTCGATTTGTTCTTACAACCCACAAATACATCAGCGGAGTCATTGTCAGGAACATCGTTCGCATAATCAAGGATCGAGCTAGAATTCTGAATGGATATCTTCAGGAATTCAGGAGTTTTCTGTTCCTCGTCTACTTTTGCCGCTGAACATTTGTGTTGCAAGGCGTTACAAAGTGGTAACTTGAACACTTATAAAGTGTAGAACGATATTGAGACATATGGTAATATCGGATACATCCCGGAAATGTTTGGCTTGGAATGTGAACTCCAGCTACATGGTGGTATAATTCCATCTACATGTTATCTAATTGAATTGAACTCCAGCTACATGGAAAGTTAAGAATGATATTTATATCGGCAAAGTATCGGATATATCTCCCGGAAATATTCGGCTTGGAGCGTCCgatctaaacttcagctaaatgTGGACTAAtttagaaattttaaaacgATATTCAGATCGGCAAAACATCGTATATATTTCCTATCCCGAAAGAGTTTGTTTTGGAAAGTCCAATCTAAGCTCAAGTCACATTTGGACTAATTTAGAAggtttagaacgatatttagataGGCTAAATACATGTATCGGATATATCCCTACCAAAAGTTTGACTTGGAAGGTCAGATGTAAACTCGGACCACATGTTGGATAATTTAGAACGTTTAGAACGACATTAAGATCGGCTATAATTAGCTTCAACTTCAAAACCTTGACTAGATTTGCTAAACTTAGATTAAAGCAAATTTAACTTAGCATTCTAAAATTCCAGCTGAATTTTCTAATCTTGGATTTAGATTTAGACAAATGGAAATTACCTTTCTAAACTTCAAGCTAAACTTGAAAAAACACAATTCCTCACCATAATGGACCAGGCCTGCTCTGTCAGTATACAGAAGTCTTTCTAATTATCTaaatgtaaaatacagttttccatagaatatttaaacaatttCTCGACTACCCCTCTAGAGGTCTAAGGGtctaataaatataaataaataactaaaaACAATTTCTCGACTTTAAAAGTTTTATCTGTCTAGGAACTTTGAAATACATCCAAATGTTTAGCAAAGGAGTGAAATGATTCTTTTTGAGTAAGATTCTACTTTAAGAGGTAAATCTTATTTGTTTGATATAGAAGTAGTAGTGATCCACATTGAATGGACACAATGACCTGCTTTTCAATCGTAAACAAACAGCTTTCGAGTTGGCAAGATTTGTAGACACTAGGAAAATTGACTTGTCTAATAATGGATCACCGCGCGTTTTGAGGATAGAAAAAAACTATTTAACGTACAAGCttctgaaattgaaaaaaaatacgaTGGAATACAGTACACATGAGAAAGAATATACGACAATTGTACAATAATAGATTTGTCGACTTTTGTAGATAATGACATCTAATACCTATACGTTTTGGTCAGTGTTCTTAGGAATTATGTCAATCTGAGATTTCCAAGGTAATGATGAATGAAGAGTAAACTCGAGATAAGGAGTAGAcaacatttttaatttataaatcACCGACATGTAGAGCGCCCTCAACCTTTAATATAACGTCCTCttgcctattttcaacttgatatcGTTTGTTTTATCGACGTTTTATTGGTCTGTCATCGGATGAGTTCTTTACAAAGCTCAATGTGAAGATTGGCTagaaaattttatcagtttattttctgaataaaataaattggtATCACGCAAATTGTCTAAGTTTAGAATGTTCAaattgtctgagtttaaaatgTACGGAATACTTGTAAGTATCATTACTATCTATCAAGATAAAGGAGTGGGCCTAAAATTTATCCCTGCAGAACTTAACATGAGATCATTTCGGTTTTCGATGTGTATTTACATACATTAAAGCCCCAGCaatgctaactttcgatgactttttcattatctttattttataattcaattgcaacttctttttCGATTCCCcgaaaaaatgttgaaacacccactatttagcttgtcaacttatagttcaaatgtgtaaaatgcatttctattgtttacattctagtccggaccagaagtcactttttaacaataacaatgcagtttacacacatATGGGCTGACTTGAcgagctgaacactgtgtatttgggggagaagaacaaggaattatggttcacattaaaaataaaaatggtgaaattatcttcaaaagttagcattacagGGCTTCAACATACTGTTGTCGGTCTTCTGTATAAGTCTTGAACTAGTTATATGTAGAACCCTCTATCCCATAATGACATAGATTGACAAATTGCGTGATTGACAGTACAAAATGCCCatttttaatctacaaatgaaaTAATACCATCGTTAATTTGCTTTAATATCTCAAATTGCGAGGTCTGCTAAATATTTGTTCTGTATTTCCTTTGAAATCTGTACTGGTTGTTGATAAGAATAGCAACGAAAACCAAAACATAGCACACACAAAACTCGACTGGAGAGAAATAGGTCCAGAAATTAGGGTGACcctattgtttttttgtttctcatctccagaggaatactcaGGCGTGCGGGCGGgagaaataagaaaaaaaacgagtaccaaaataaaaaaatgtgcttgtttcagttcaatgttctgtccgtTCAGTCCCTGAAActtcttgtctttcagttcagtgttctctCATTTTAGTGTCTACAATTTTAAGTTCAtgctaggatgatcgcctcagaggcggcgcaaataaaaaaagtttttttttattttcatgtcggatctgaaatttacggtcggtcgggagatgagaaacacaaaaattaaaaatgtcgcCCTTACCAATTTCATAAGTACAACTCTTCTTATAAATCGGAGTTACTTTTACCGTTTACGATTTCTCTTTGAAGATATCCAGAGATAACGTGATTGACAGTATAAAATGCCCATTTTCATTATTAAGATAATAATATGGGCAAGTGGTTTAACAATCTCTTCAGCAGTCGCCTTTCCAAGTTTTTGGTGTATTTCATCATACCGACAGCTTTGTACGGATCTAGCTGGATCTAGCAGATTAATTTCAGTAGATATATCATATGGATGTACAGGATGGGTAAAGAATGAAGGCAATGACACTGCATTCTGCTAAGGAACTCATTGGGCTTGATGCGACAATTAATTTGTGATGCTTGATTTTGCCCAATATTGACAAAAGAATTCAAAGCGTTAGCacatgaatatcattttttagTAACAACTTTTTCAGGATTTTACGGCCATTTTAAGTTTTGTGGAACGTCATTCTTTGGAATTTTCATACAGTGCTTCATCGATAACGAGTCATTTTGTGTGAATATTGCCAAAGGAACTGACATTCGGAACCTGATATATGAAAATTACTAGTAATTTTTAGAGATATTATTTTCAAGAATCCTCATTAAATTCAATGAAGTAGCCCTGCTTGCAACGACATCCCTTCAACAAAAGGgataggtacatgtacatgcaacgGTTTTCACTTCTTCATCTAAAATTTCAAGTCGGCGATAAGGGTTTGTTTTTGCGACcatgttgatttgtaaaataaaatatcatatggAGGTAAGCAAATAATGTTAATTTGGAAAAATGATTTGAATACTGCGTAAgattaaaaataaacacaaaacaatTCTGCAATTTTTGAACCAGAAAGAAAGTTGGTGTTATACCGGTATTCTGACTACCTACCCCTCCAGAGGTCTAAGGGTCTAATCCTTTCGTTCAGTATCGCAGCGTGAACATTACACTGGTGAGCTGGGATATGACTTTGTAATTaaagaacattttcaatgcaaaaaatgacgtcatcgtgAACTCATTGGTCACCAACTTCCTCCAATTCATAAACTGGATTTTTAAAACTATCAGAAATGACTGGCGCATGATTGATTCCAATACTTCATTGAAGTTTTCTCCCACTTcagaaaatacatttaaatacaaTATATCAATTATGTTGGCGAAAGAAGTATCTTGCATATTCACAAACATATCGTTTACAATATAGAATGAACCAACGAATCCACAGCCTTTTCGAGacgaaacacacaaaaaactctTGTTAATGACAATCGACTTAGAATGTTGAGCGCATGACGTCGACTCCAATAGACTCCACATATTTTCTGTACAACTCAGCTGCATCGGGAATTATCATAGCGCCTCGTGACATGCCACATTCACGAATGGAGCTATCGAGTACTACTAATCATATGCATAAAAAACATCACAAGAATTGTTtgcctttgtttacatttattttgatttaaagaacataaaagacatctaCATTATTCAGCGATCACTTTTGTTAAATGAACTCAATGAGTGACCAACATTCAGCTTGTACAAGGATTCAGCCCTTGATCTCATGCATGCGGCAGTCGCAAACTCATTGATCGAAGAGATTTCGATTCGGTCAGTATTTGCAACCCATGGGTCCCATGTTTCCTGTAAGTTAATAAAAAACAATTATCAGAGTTAATCACCATTGCCTCATTATCATAGTTCTTAATCTATGTCATGCTATTTTGTATCAAACTATTACAAGCATTTATTTCGTGATATTGAAACTGGTTCGCCTTATTAGAAGAAAACATTGGATCTTCTACAGAgacaagaaatattattttcaaatggCAATGGCAATTATGGCGCAAAGAAATCGATTTCAGAATCTTTAAAAATAACACTGACCGTGTCTCATTTCCGACTCTTTGCAAAGTGCTGCAAATTTTCCATTTCTCTTCATCCGTCTCAGCGTTTGGTTGAACCGCTTTGTAACATCATTGTCCTTCCTAGCAGCCAATCCTGCCCCGTCGGTTGTGCAGTACATGGTATCTCCGACGAGTACGAAACCTGCCGGAGTACCCCAGACTATTTCCAAGTGTCCACCCTCGTCGTCTTGTACAGGAAATTCGAGAGCAAACACTGCGTCCACCTATTGTTCAGAATGAACGGTCGTGTACACATGTAAGTTAGCAAGAAATGACTGTCACGAATTCCGCTTACATGTAACTGGACGCCTCGACAgtcaaagacttaaattttttcGAAAACTTTCCGTATTGAAACTTTCGAACATTTTCTCACCAAATTAAgaattgcaaattttggtactacagaaacaaattatctaacatttaccaatatttgaatggacatgcaaacaagcaaacaaagaCTTGTAAATCTTTCATTTGCCTACCTCGTTCTTTTCCAAAAAGTAGGGTACATCACGTCATCTCAGGATAATCGGCTTAAACGTAATGGCGTCTGTACCAACTACGTTGTGCTTCTTAAGACATCGGGGTTACTATGCCAACCATCGTAGAATACTGGGGAGAGGGAgagcatttcaaaaatgtattcTAAATATTGACATTATAAAAATATGCAGTGGTAATGTGGTTTTGTTCTTTTGTCTTTCTAGTAATCTTGTCAAGTTGTTAACGCCGTCTTCTCTTGACTGCCAGTTGCATACTGAACGTGCATTTTATGTACTATGACTGCGGTAAACCTGATTCACGTGTAAAGAAACATGCGATGCACAAAAAAGTCTTCAGAAACCTTTTTACAATGTTATAGACTAAAATAGACGAGGACTCTGTCCGGTTTGGTGGTTGCGGTGCGCAGGAAATGTAGGTGAAAAAAGCGCACACAAAGAGTCCGTTATGTTTCAACGTACAATAACGTGACCCACCTATCTTTTTTCCTGTTACATCAGTTGGGTCAAATTTATCGACGTTCTCCTTTTTGACGTAGAAGCGGGAGTTTCCATTGTACTCAATCATTGAATCAATCATTGATGCAACGTGTTCCACACTTTTACCTGGCGACACGAAGCAGGCGTCGAACTGTCTGCTAAGTAATCCTATATTGAAAgaaaaaccagatgtgaactgaacgtgctcacgtgttttacaactggttcgttaatagtagtacgctacacagaacaatcagattatatgttatatcattgtatgtttcatcaactttcacaCAGTACTCTCAAAGTTAAATcacaattacaaaattgtattcaatatgcaaatgagcggtATATCaatttgacactgctcaatgcttcaagGGACAATTAGagatctatcagatcaacatctgtagaacgtttcatcaaatttaatgctgtaattttttaccaaaatcactaattacaaagttcattaaatatgccaatGAACCCCTAATTAACTTTAAACTGCTCAATTTTTCAtaggacaattagatatttattagaTAAATATCGGTAGCAGGTTTCaacaaatttggtgcagttattttttagttatatcactaattacaaagcccactgaatatgcaaatcaaccctTAGTTACCTTCACACTAGTAAATCCTTTTCGCCACAGTTAGATATTTGTCGGATCGGTATCTGCAGCAGAGTTCATCGAATTTGGCgcaaaaatttctgagttttgtcactaattacaaaaatccattaaatatgcaaatgagcagataattgacataacaCTTGCATCTATTGCAAGAAAGGAGGTgcaaagttgtatgcaaatgagaacaagtgtagcgaagtgtagcgaAGGTAAATTAACACTGCACTTGTTAGGAGTGTTGGTTCATGATGTATAAAGCATTCTGTAACATTTTTGCAGTCCGTTTTTAATGCATGGTCAAAATAAAGCCAAGAATGGCGTACTTGATTCCTTGTCATGGAATgatatgcctgtgtaaagcggACCTATTTGTCTCAAACCCCCAGTCAGTGCGGTGGTTGTACGAGGAATCCCCAGGCGGAACACGTACAGTATCACCATAATGTtgtgagattgtcatctgtgaaaactttcatgaaattttttgttcagtgtttctTGATTTATGTCGACTCtttcattactgtctccatacgaaacaatatatgaaaaaagtgacttcacttcattaatatgcaaacaacactaaccaaaatctaatcagttcctGCAATTATCATATGGTACCtatctaccaaatctgacttgagtCCGTTCAGGagtttttgagttatcatgtaaacacacagacagatagacacaccAATACAtactctctctcacacacacacacacacacacacacatacacacacacacacacaggaggacagacagacatcactatgacattagctcacgtgtgtaaacaaaTGAACTAACAACTTAAGACAAAGTCGATGCTATAACAATGAAATATATTAACACA contains the following coding sequences:
- the LOC139152812 gene encoding TNF receptor-associated factor 2-like, with protein sequence MVYTSTEDSQCIVLRLTMSSLKSGVQATAALKGYPPSILEPDKTDQKFICRECGGILRDPIQTYCGHRYCRYCFQQLTKNSCRTDGIRKAVCKPCLEEGVKDSMLRDDEVYSDRAILRELHLLQVTCFNSACRWTGLYKEYDNDHYINCPFGVIDCPDRRCRSTFQRRYLMKHLEEECQMRTVQCHFCQSNLVYNDLKDHHTVCPYYPIACPFCQRKDISREKLSEHQDLEIGDCTRKMVNCGFRDIGCQEMVELHKEAEHNKKSVDNHMGLMCEAVVSLRESIQRTGDGDNDVTSLKESVNRQEKSLQDLEAKTDNLKTQCERVNSDCRTRELPNDAEKRMAELHKAQDSILKQLQTLHTKVSTYEGIVAVLSNLIDQAKETLKRSESQGKKDREFLQSLERKIIAQDRIIALKDVALAEQDLRIQSLEMASYDGVLVWKITNFARKRSDAQSGKGTSLYSPCFYTSCHGYKMCARVYLNGDGMGKGNHVSLFFTIMKGPFDALLRWPFRQKVTLMWLDQNNREHVIDAFRPDPTSSSFKQPVQDMNIASGCPLFMPLSQLDSPRHKYVKDDIAFLKVIVDTSDIT